Proteins from a single region of Starkeya sp. ORNL1:
- a CDS encoding DUF6596 domain-containing protein — translation MPAETRNEAGRAAERVARESFGRLVAFLAARPRDVAAAEDALSEAFAAALRQWPERGIPDNPAAWLLAVARRRGTDAARRRAVETGGADLLVLMAEELEAVASSPEAIPDRRLALMFACAHPAIDRGMRAPLILQAVVGLTAMDIAAAFLVPPRTMGQRLVRAKNRIRDTGIPFRVPDREELPERLDTVLEAIYAAFARGWHELDDSAPRLAEEAIWLGQVVVGLLPDEPEAKGMLALMFYAEARRRARRTDGGAFVPLEEQDVARWDRDALTTAERLLSEASAAGPSGRYQIEAAIQSAHVARRLGGAATWPAIVALYDHLLALTGSPVVALNRAVALAETDGPGAALAALDPLGADERLAGYQPYWAARGALLVRAGRTSEAREALTLALGLADDPAVRAYLRARLDGLSETSIDTKGRTQ, via the coding sequence ATGCCGGCGGAGACGAGAAATGAGGCGGGGCGAGCGGCCGAGCGCGTTGCGCGCGAAAGCTTCGGCCGGCTGGTCGCCTTCCTCGCCGCGCGGCCGAGGGATGTGGCCGCCGCCGAGGATGCGCTGTCGGAGGCCTTTGCCGCGGCGCTTCGCCAGTGGCCCGAGCGCGGCATTCCCGACAACCCCGCCGCGTGGCTCCTGGCCGTCGCGCGGCGGCGCGGCACCGACGCAGCGCGGCGGCGCGCGGTCGAGACCGGCGGCGCGGACCTTCTCGTGCTGATGGCGGAGGAACTTGAGGCGGTGGCTTCGTCGCCCGAGGCGATTCCCGACCGCCGCCTCGCGCTCATGTTCGCCTGCGCGCATCCGGCGATCGACCGCGGGATGCGCGCGCCGCTGATCCTCCAGGCCGTTGTCGGCCTCACTGCGATGGACATCGCGGCAGCATTCCTCGTGCCGCCCAGGACCATGGGCCAGCGGCTGGTGCGGGCGAAGAACCGCATCCGCGACACCGGCATCCCGTTTCGCGTGCCCGACCGTGAGGAACTGCCGGAGCGGCTCGACACGGTGCTCGAGGCGATCTACGCCGCCTTTGCGCGGGGTTGGCACGAACTCGACGACAGCGCCCCGCGGCTCGCCGAAGAGGCGATCTGGCTCGGCCAGGTCGTGGTGGGGCTTCTCCCGGACGAGCCTGAGGCGAAGGGAATGCTGGCGTTGATGTTTTATGCCGAGGCCCGACGCCGGGCGCGGCGGACCGACGGCGGGGCATTCGTTCCACTGGAGGAGCAGGATGTCGCCCGTTGGGACCGGGACGCGCTCACCACGGCGGAACGGCTCTTGAGCGAAGCGAGCGCCGCCGGGCCGAGCGGCCGCTATCAGATCGAGGCGGCGATCCAGTCGGCCCACGTTGCGCGGCGGCTCGGTGGCGCCGCGACGTGGCCGGCGATCGTCGCCCTCTATGATCACCTCCTCGCGCTGACCGGCTCGCCGGTCGTCGCGCTCAACCGCGCGGTCGCTCTCGCCGAGACCGACGGCCCGGGCGCGGCGCTCGCCGCGCTCGACCCACTCGGAGCCGACGAACGGCTGGCCGGCTACCAGCCCTATTGGGCGGCGCGCGGCGCTCTCCTGGTCCGCGCCGGCCGGACGAGCGAGGCGCGGGAAGCGCTGACGCTCGCGCTCGGCCTCGCTGACGATCCCGCCGTGCGGGCCTATCTCCGCGCGCGGCTCGACGGGCTGTCGGAAACCTCCATCGACACAAAGGGGCGCACCCAATAG
- a CDS encoding DUF3182 family protein, whose amino-acid sequence MPQVSLTKDRADDGATARPVVFLPTGGSSSDHRALTTKELARRIARLTGSEFLGAHSEHMAGGRPLYFVPDSTLDAVLAEHLGIVGPRDLFGGVVRFPFMATKAISHALVSPDAARVEGWQPAFTDAVREATLLGFTAFSRTDALAAAALLLERGRVRLKAPAADGGVGQSVVADQREFDEALAATDEADFGVHGLVIEEDLADVTTFSVGEIRIGDALIAYCGTQRTTLANDHSIAYGGSRLFVVRGGFAELAGARLAPLALQAASLAHLYDAAANAHLPGLIASRRNYDVAAGKDGRGMLRVGVLEQSWRLGGASGAEIAAFEAFKADPRLVAVEAACVEVYGHRAQVPDDAVVYYQGDDPAVGRLTKYALIEARHHAL is encoded by the coding sequence ATGCCGCAGGTTTCACTCACCAAGGACCGTGCCGACGATGGCGCGACAGCGCGGCCCGTGGTCTTCCTGCCGACTGGTGGAAGCTCGTCCGACCATCGGGCGCTCACCACGAAGGAGCTGGCGCGCCGCATCGCCCGGCTGACCGGGAGCGAATTCCTCGGCGCCCACAGCGAGCATATGGCCGGTGGACGCCCGCTCTATTTCGTGCCGGACAGCACGCTCGATGCGGTCCTCGCCGAACATCTCGGCATTGTCGGCCCGCGCGACCTATTCGGTGGCGTGGTCCGGTTTCCCTTCATGGCCACCAAGGCGATCTCGCACGCGCTGGTCTCGCCCGATGCGGCGCGGGTGGAGGGGTGGCAGCCGGCCTTCACCGATGCGGTACGTGAGGCGACGCTGCTCGGCTTCACCGCCTTCTCGCGGACAGACGCACTGGCGGCCGCGGCGCTGCTGCTGGAGCGCGGCCGGGTTCGGCTGAAGGCGCCAGCTGCGGACGGCGGTGTCGGGCAGAGCGTGGTTGCCGATCAGCGGGAGTTCGACGAGGCGCTGGCCGCCACGGACGAGGCGGACTTCGGTGTCCATGGCCTCGTCATCGAGGAGGATCTGGCCGACGTCACCACTTTCAGCGTCGGCGAGATCCGGATCGGCGACGCGCTCATTGCCTATTGCGGCACCCAGCGCACCACATTGGCCAATGACCATTCGATCGCCTATGGCGGTTCGCGCCTGTTCGTGGTGCGCGGCGGCTTTGCCGAGCTTGCCGGTGCCCGGCTGGCGCCGCTTGCCTTGCAGGCAGCCTCGCTCGCCCATCTCTACGACGCGGCGGCGAACGCGCATCTGCCGGGCCTGATCGCCTCCCGCCGCAATTACGATGTCGCCGCCGGCAAGGATGGCCGGGGCATGTTGCGCGTCGGCGTGCTGGAGCAGTCCTGGCGGCTCGGCGGGGCGAGCGGCGCTGAGATCGCCGCGTTCGAAGCTTTCAAGGCGGACCCCCGGCTGGTCGCGGTGGAGGCGGCGTGCGTCGAGGTCTACGGCCATCGCGCACAGGTGCCGGACGACGCCGTCGTCTATTATCAGGGCGATGATCCCGCGGTCGGCCGGCTCACCAAATATGCGCTGATCGAGGCCCGGCATCATGCATTGTGA